The stretch of DNA TTTCTTGTTACTGAAGTCTAGCTTTAGTCCACGGTGATCtcataggatgcatgggattatttcaaacttcttgtatctgttggggcttgttttgtgtctgattatatggtcaattttggagaaagtttcatgaggtgctgagaagaaggtatattcttttgttttgcgATGAAATCTTCTGTGtatatctgttaaatcaatttgggttcataacttctgttagtttcagtgtgtctctgtttagtttgtttccatgacctgtccattggtgagagtgggttgttgaattctcccactattattgtgtgaggttcaatatgtgttttgaaatttagtaaagtttcttttataaatgcgggtgcccttgaatttggagcatagatgtttagaactgagacttcatcttggtggatatttcctttgatgagtatgaagtgtcctttctcatctcttttgattacttttggttgaaagtctatgttattggatattaaaatggctactccagcttgtttcttggggccatttacttggaaaaatgtttctgtagCCCTTTACTCTGATGTAGTGTGTGTCTTTTTTGCTGAGGTATGTTTTTTATACATGGCAAAATGATGatgctgtttatgtatctagtctgatacctgtgtctttttattggggaattgtgtaaattgatgttgagagatataaaagatgaataaaagttactttctgttattcttatttttggaggtggtattatgtgtgtgtgatgctcttcttttgggtttgttgtgaggtgattaatttcttgtgttttcttgagtgtagcTACCCTTCTTATGTTGGACTTTTCCTTGTAGAATTCTCTGTAGGTCTGGATtaatagaaagatattgtttaaatttgattttgtcattgaatgtcttggtttctccatttatagtGATTGATAGTTTTTCTggctatagtagtctgggctggcatctgtggtcacTTAGGGTATGCATGgtatctgtccagaatcttctagcttttagtGACTCTATTGAGAAGTATGGTGAAATTCTGATATGTACTCCTTTATGTACATATCATATCATTTATGTACATAAGGGGCCTTttcccccttactgcttttaatattctttctttgttttgtacatttttttacatttttgcttaattaaatgtacatttttatacatttaatgttttgattattatgtggtaggaggactttcttttctgatccaattCATTGgatgttctgtaggctttttataCGTTTGTAGCCATCACTtcctttaggttagaaaagttttcttctatgattttgttgaagatgttttcttgcCCTTGGACCTGTAAATATGCTCCCtcttctattcctgttattcttaggtttgctAGTTTCATTGTGTCACAAATTTTCTGGACATTTTTGGGTTAGAAATTTTTTTATACTTTGTAATTTTTGACTGATTTTTCAgaatcttctatgcctgagattctctcttccatctcttttattctgttggtctGCTTCATCTGTAGCTCCTCATCTCGTTTCTAGATTTTCcctctccagggttgtctccatttttgttttctttattgcctctATTTCCGTCTTTAGGTCTTGGAGTTCTTTGTTCAATTTATTCAcctgtttgattttatttcctgtatttctttaagatacacatttgtttcctctttagggGATTCTATCTGTTTGActatgttttcttgtatttctttaagggagttatttatattctctttagTGAAACAGAATATAAATAACTCTTTCATCTTCATGATATGGGATTTTAAGTGGGAATCTTGttcttcaggtgtgttagggtatccagagatTTCTGTCATAGGAGAATTGGATTCTGATGGTTCCAAATTacatggtttctgttgcttatttccTTGTGCTTCCCTTGTGCCATCTTATTGTCTCCATTGataactggcctgggtgtctcaGACTGTAGCAGGCCTCCTGGGAGACAGGTAGAGCTATCTGTGTTTCCTAGGTTAGAGCAGGCCTTCTGGGAGGCATGCATTGCTGTCTCTGGTTAGGGAAGGCtgcctgtgtccctggttagagcaggcctcctgtgtTCCCAGTTACGGTAGACTTCCTGAGAAACAGGCAGGCTATGGGGTTTGGAAGGCAAGCACATTGCTGTGCCATGGCTGTATGTGAAGGCAAGACCAGAAAGGGGATGAGGCTCAGGCAGAGCTAGATAGATCCTGCTTCTGCTTGGCTCTGCAGGGGTCCCAGCTTGTGTGGATATTGGGCTGGAGGTCTCACTTGTGCCCCATGTTAGGGCAGACATTTTCAGAGAAGTCCAGGGTCAGGCACTCTGCTCTACCATGGGTGCAGGTGAATGCACAGAGTGGAAGGATTTTTACAAACTTAAAGAGAGCAATGCATTTGCCTATGGTGAAGCAGCAATCCTGAGAGGTAACAGATTTTGTCTCTGTATATAAAACTGTGGACGTTTGAATAAGAATTTGCTTATATATTTGAGTGTTTAGTTACCAGAGAGTGAAACTCATAAAAAGGATTAGAAAGACAAGggtgtgtggctttgttggaggaagtgtgtcaatatGGGTGGGCTTGGTGGTGTCAAAGCCTACACCAGGCTCAGTCTCAAtttctgtctctgtggtgtatctctacctctgtctctctgtctctttctctctgtctctttctctattcctctctctctctctctctctctctctctctctctctctctctctctctctttctctctctcttctttcagacCAAACTGTAGCTCTctgctacttctccagcaccatgcctgactgctACTGTGCTCTCTGCTATGGTGATAATAGACGAAGCCTCTGAAATTTCAAAccagccctcaattaaatgctttctttcataagacttgccttggttatggtttcTTGTCATAGCATCAAAGTAATGACTATGaaaattttttttgacaaattGTGGAAAAGTAAGGAAAACGTTATTGCTGACAGGCTGATCCTAGACTCTGGATAAGttgacaaaggaaaagaacaagCTCCCTGATAACATTAACCAACACACAGGACCTCAGAATAAGCTGAGGGACAACAATGCACTGAATGATAAAGTCAACCGGCTCCAGATGGGAACCAACCGTCTACAGGTCTCTAAATGCATGCTGGGAGACAATCCTCTCTCCAGCAGCCACAGAGCTCACACTGCAGAAATTCAAACTGAAGCCTTTACTGTAAGGTTGGCTGAACTACAGTGAAAATTCAAGTCCTAACGTCAGGAGTCAGCAGTAAAAGTAAGGGCAGCAATTGGTAAAGAATGGGATCCTGTGACATGGGATGGAGACTCCTGAGGATTCTGTTGAAACTAAGAACTATGAACTCTCAGATTCTCAAGGGGGCTAATTCACCCGAGTCAGTCTCTCCACTCCCACTCCTACCTCCTAAAATATTGCCTTTTCCAATTTTGATGGAGATAATTAATCCTTCACTGTCCAGTAAACCTGAAGTGattttttcttaaaggaaaatcGGAGacatgtctctgtttctgtgtctctctctgtttctctgtctctctgtttctttctctttctctgtctctctgtctgtctctgtctctctgtctgtctctggttctCTTTCTCCTAAAGATGACACCAGACAGGACAATACTGATGCGCCCTAGGGTCATTCCATACTGTCCTCTAGACCTATAAGCAGCCTTAAGGCTAAGTAGGCTCCTAGAAGTGAGGTAGGAAGTGTAGTCTATGGGGAGGGGCACTACTGCTGTGGGGTATCTACCGGAGAAGATTACTTGGACACTGGATTAAGCCGGTAGAAATCTTTATAGCTGGCTGGAGTCTACAATGGATGTTCAGGATGACGTTGTATCCCTAATCCTTTCTCAGTGTGAACATTTAAGCAGAAAAACTATAACCTGGATTGACATGATTCAGTTAAAAAGAATTTAGCCACAGACTGATAAAACCAAGAAGTAAggtctatttatatatttttctgcaACTGTGtatttgatggattaggtctttgttttccttttgcctGGTGATACTGTCTGCATGCTGAATTCCATAGCCTGAGTGTTACATCCATGATGGTTTAACTAGTGCTAGGGTCTGAGGCCTCCTAAGTTGTTGGGCCCTAGTAAAAGATGCTACTACAGATGTCAATGAGTTTGctacttgtcttagttaaggtttttattgctgtgatgaaacactatgaccaaaaagcgaggtggagaggaagaagactatttctcttacACTTTCATGTTACTCTTCATttcagaaggaagtcaggacaggactcAATCAGGGCAGGAGTCtggaagcaagagctgatgcagaagggTACTATAAAGGGGTACTTTGTAATTCCTTACTACAAATGGTTTGCTCAGTCTAATTTCCACCATCAatcaccactgaagaaaatgtcccacGTGCTTACCTACAGGCTGATCTtattgaaacattttcttaatcaagGCTCCCTCTTTCtgctgactctagcttgtgtcatgttgataTAACCTAGCCAGTGAGTCAATTCAGTGAAGCAGAAGGCTGGGGAATATGTGTGGGAACAGATTTTAAGACTGCGAGGTAATGGTGGaaggaacataaaactggatTGAGCTGAGGTTATTGATGTGGGCTCAGTTAGTAGACattctcatttattttagaaaCTCATACACTTTCTACATGGGTGCCATTCAAAAATATAGTTCACTGAAACATTTGTCTAAAGAGGCATTACTGAAAGGGGGTTGGAGATGTATGACCATCCTTGGCTTAGTGCTAATGAAGGGCTTGTAAGAATTTGCAATTCTGGCGTGGATATGCGGCCTAAAACCCAATCCTTCACAATGCAAAGGTGTAGAAGATTTGCTCTTCTCTAATCTTGTAACACAAAAAATGGTGAGAGGGGCACCTGCACTTTTGAAGAGCTGTGTGGTCACCCTTTTCCTGTGACAGACCTGGGGTTTGGAGACACTGCTTCTCAGTTGGATGAATTCAGtgcaatgagttttattggaCCCTGATGTAGCAGGGCTCAAGAGGATGAAGTGAATCAGCAAAGGTAAGGTGATCTTAGTTGTCATAATGGGCAGCATAGACAAAGCCATGTCTTAAATGATCCGACCATAGTGGGCAGCACAggcaaattaatttttataatggcATGACTCATACTGACCATTGGTACTGCCTAATTAATCTTGATGGATCCAACCCTGAGAAtataaaaagcatatatattGATTTATGTAAATAGAAGAATCCTCAGATGAATGAAATCCTTCACTGAattgtggaaaaaaaatgaatctagGCCCTTGAACCAATTTCCAGACTTGAGCCAGTTTGCAGGTGTAGATCTAGAGCCCCTGAGTAAAAGGACAACCAGGTTCCCCTGAGGAAGGACTTTGATAAAACATCTAACAGTTTTAGTGTTCACTTTTCCCAGGCCTTCAGAAAAGGGACCTTCTGCCTTGGGAAGTGGAAGTGGGGTAGGTATGAAAACAAACTATTTTGCAGTTGTTCTTTAACCACAATTTCTTTCCAGTCTACCTGATGAGCAGGTACCTCATCTGCCCTGGACCTGAGGTCAGAAACGTCTTCCTGATCCCTGTGGCTATGACCCTCCAGCGAGTCCCATTTAGTCACTTCCTGCTGCTTACATGGTTACCTCGTGCTTCTTCTATGTGAAAATTTGGCCAGAAAGAACAGACACAAACAATACACACTGCACTCAACGGCCAGCAGTAGACTCTCCGGATTGCAGATTTTAGAGGTCTGCTGGGTAATCCCAGACAAGTCCCAGAATTCTAACTTTAGTCCCCTGACTTATGGAGTGAGGGCTATTAGGTTTGGAGAGGATGGAAAAGCTTTTAGATCTGCCTCTgctaggaaaaaataataaatcaaaggtagtatctcagggtccGTGTTAGTGGGTCTATTTGGGTTCTAGAGACAGCACATTCCCCACTTGAATGGCTACTCTGCCCATATACCAAGTGACTTGGAGAGGTGCTAATGTTATGCCCAGATCTCAGGATCCCCAGAAGAGCTCAAAGAACTGCCAATCTGATGTAGTGAGACAAAGAGTCTTTCAATAAATGCAAACCTGGTTTGGATCGCAATCAGTTCTTGCTGAATAGGGCAGGATTGCCATCCCACGTCTAAGGGTTTAGGTCATTTTATACAAACAGATTCTGGGGTTTCAGGGTTACATGACAAGGGAAATGATATGGGAAGTCATTTTTCAAATACAATTTCATTAGTTTAGGCAGCAGGCAGGGTGGCAAAATTGGGGAGGGAAGCCCTTTTGGCTCTTATGGTGCTATCAGGTACTAGTGTTTCACAAACTGGTCACAGCTGTCTGGGAACACTTGATTGGCCCAAAGTATGACACTTATCTCTCTAAGGATGTGtgtcttcttttgcttttccCAAGGACAGGACCACCTGCACTTGGGAGTGCTTAGCTACCCATGAGAGAGGGTGCCAGCCTCtgtgacatgggtgctgggagttgtgGCTATTTATCTGTTCCTAGGCTGGCATTTGCAGATTCCAGGAAGAGGGGGTTCATTAGGGAGTGCTATTGGAATGGGGATATTTGGTTCGAGGCTGTGCCTCCTTTGAAagatcaggaagcaggaagagcaaGTGGGTGAGCGTGAGGGATTGCTGAGGTGAGGGGAAGTTTTGTACGTGGTGAGAGAGTGCTGAGGCCGGGCGTGCTGAGGCTGGATGCCCAGCCTCTTCACAAACTTTGTATAGGGCTAAGGCAGGAGAAGGCTCTTCAACAGGTCAAGGCTGCTGGGAAGGCTGTTCCTGAATTGAGTCATGGTAGGGGAATTCTGAGTGATTATACACTTACTGAGGTGACTGCTTAACTATGTGCGTATGAACTGGGTGATATTATAAATACGTTAGGCATTGCATGAGACTTTATTTTGCCTCATTTTTAGGCTCCCTTCTTCCAGGTTTGATCACCAACTAGAGCAGTGACAGGCTCCTGTATTACCATATGATCTGAGCTGCCCATCATGAGCTAGGTGTTGTGTGAGCCACCAGGTTATATATTAGGACATGCCTAGTAGCAATCCATTATTAAAAGCAAATGATATTTACAGGATCTGACACAAGCAGTTCCTAAAGGAACTATAGAAAATTTTCTAAATGCCTGTGGTTTCTACTTTGTAGACAGTGCTGTCTACTGCAAACCATGCACATACAACCTCATGATATGTACTCTATGATCTATTGGAAGAGAATATTAGGGCCTGTTTCACTGATGGTCCTGCAAGTTATATAGGCAGCAACCATTCATGGATAGATGGAGCATAGCAACCCTTTCAGAGACAACACTGATGACAGCAGCAAAGGGACGTTTTTCTGGTCAGAAGAACTTCAGGCAGTACTCATGGCCATGCATTTTATTTGAGAAGAGACATGGTTATGTGTTCAATTCTTCACTGATTCATGGATATCACCAATAGATTGTCAAGGGCTTTGAAATTGGAAATTTGGTGAGAAAACATCAGATAATGGAGTATGAGGAGGTATTTCTTCAGATGGGAGAAAGATGTGAAGATatttatgtcccatgtaaatgttCATCCAATGTGACTTCAGCTGAGGAGGAGTTCAATAACCAAGTAGGTAAAATGACCCATTCTGAGGTCAGTCAGCCTCTTCCCCAGCCATCTCTATCATCGCCAATAGGCCAATGAACAACGTGGTCATGGTGACAATGATTAAGGTTACCAAGGGGCTTGACAACATGAACTGATATTCAGTAAAGATGACCAAGACACTTGGAGGAGCATCCCACAAGCCATAATGTCTACCTGTGTGGTCATGGGGAAATAACTAAGTTACCCTGTGTTTCAGTTTCCTCTTCCATAAAAAAGGCTGATGATGAGGGCCACACAGATGTCAGAGTGTCAGTGACAATCTCTATGTCCCTGTTGTCACTAGAGGCCACTCCTGCCAACAGGAGCTAAGTGAACACTCCCTGGACACTTTCTGTGCAGTTACATGTTTATTGATCCTTTGCTCCCACCCCTTCATTTTGGGTGATGTGGTGGGGGTGTCCATCAGATCTATGAGGTTGGTTAATGGAACTTAGAGAAAGGCTAGTATTCTGTCCTGAGTAGGCATGCTATGGGGAGAGGAGCTGGTCTGACCAACAGGCCCCATGCAGCTGCAGGAGTTTGGGCTCCAATACTGTGCCAGATGTAGGCAGGGTCAGAGATCCTGCAAAGGGGAGTGGGTGGCAGAGCCTCTTGCCtggaggagggaaagacagaggcaggaactggagacCAGTTAGTCATACATTGGAAATAGACTCAGGACAACATTGGCGCCAGCAGAGCCTGAACTATAGACTTTGAAACTGTGAGTCAAACCAAGCGTTTGCTTTGCTCAGTGGGTTATCCTAGATCAaccaatttgattccattgatcaatatgtctgttttCATGCCAATACCACCGGATtctattactattgctctgtcaTAGAGCTTAAAATCAGGGATGGTGgtacctccagaagttctcttattgtacAAGATGTTTTATAGCTATCTTGGGTGTTTCGTTttcttccatatgaatttgagaattgatcTTTCAAGgcctgtaaagaattgtgttggaattttgaggggaattgcattgactctgtagactgcttttggtaagatggccattttgcTAGGTTAATCCTACTAATCTATAAGCATTTGAGATCTTGCCATATTCTgatattttcctcaatttctttcttcagagacttgaagttcttgtcctgCAGAACATttccttgcttggttagagttaaaccaagatattttatattattagtggctattgtgaaggacaTTGTTTCTCTAAGTTCTTTCTTAGCCCAATTAATATTTGTATAAAGATGGGCTACTGGTTTCTTTACTTAGTTTTTACTGTTCATTTTGAAATGACTTAAATGCTCAAGCTGCAGCCCTCCCTGGTGACAAGTAGAGCAGAGGTCATGCATCCTGGTTTTGCTTCTGACTTCTCCCCTTTTCCACATCAACTTTGAAGCATTTGATAAACAGAAGACACACCCAGGAGATCCACTGGACTTGTGTAGAGAAGAGGTGGGAATTGTCCCATCAGGAGGCAGTTCTGATAGAGACTACAAATCCATGTTACCCAAAATCATCTTGTTTGTGCAGTTCTAATCTGAACTCAGACCACAACTTGTCCATGCCAGCATTTCATAAGAGGAGGGAGGATCCTTTGGTGGGAATAAATAGGCATCACTCTTCACTGGGGTGAACAAGAGGCCAGGCAAGCGGCAACCCTAAACATCAGGAATCAGCTATCACTGAGGCTGGCAGCTGTCTGGTATCAGCTCAGAAGGTAATGCCCAGATTCCTTGATTCCACAAAGAGAGAATGAATCATCCCAAAACTATGTGGCACTGGCTATGTCCTACAACCTATGTTTGTGGAGGCGGGGCAAGGGCTTTGTCTAAGATACTGGGTTAGAATCAGGAAACATTTCTGGGgttcataaattttttttttctgatctgttTCTCTTGCCAGTGGAAAATGAAGATGCTGTGGTCTATGCTCATGGAGAGGAAATGGAGCCTGCTCCTCTGACTCCACAGGGCAGAATTTctgagagcttgcctagcatgcatgctGCTGTCATAGCTAGGGTGAGGCAGAACTATTCAGAGTCACTCTAGATAAGGTGACATCTCTGTCTTGCTCACATCACAGAAGAGATGCCTGAGGTGTTGGGACCCCACTTCCCTCTTAAAATCCAGATCTCCTGGCCAAGCAGAGGGACTTCACCCTCAACTAGGGAGGCAAAGAAGGTTCAGAAAGGTGTGAGCCATGTCTCCTTCTATACAAACTGAGCAACCTCTTTTCTCTGGAAATAATTTTGGCACAACATATTGTTTAGTGCTTTTCCAAAGAATGGATTGCATCAGTCTGAAAATAAAGCACAGTGTAAAGGCAGCCAAGTCTTTGAGGTCACTGGCTCATCTGCAGGCATGTCACAGCAACAGGGACAATTGCCTTAGAGCCAAACACACCCTCATCTGCTACCTCCCGCTTCCTATGTGCTCTTTTAGTCTTCTCTCCCAGCCTTCTTCCCTTCGCTTCCTCCTGTTTCctgtccccctccttcctcccattcccctgctctgccctcttccttcttcttgcccctcttttcccctctctgtctgctttctttctccaaaCTTCTACTCTCCcagttctcctctcctctccctcctcccttttctctcctccctcatttctccttcctcctctctcttcttccatgactcttctctccacttccctccctcttctctctctcctctatgttctcttttctccctcctgtcCTCCACCCTCCTAACCCTTCCTGCTCTCCCTTACCTCTTCTCCCctatcctctttcctctctccactcctttctcttctccatcctttgtcttctctcctccttcctctcccctccctccttcctcctcactcttctcccttctctcctatcctttcctttctttacttcttctaCTGCCTCCTTTTCACTTACCTTCTACCTTCACCTTTACACATCTGAACAAATGGTTAGAGGCTAAAGGTAGATAGCCATGATTACTGTGATTTCACATAGGGTGTATATAGAGGAGATGGACCCCTAAACATTCCAAACAAGCACTCCCAATGCCCACAATAAGCCAGCCACTTACCAATAATATAACCTGGACCCCTCACCAAGCTGTACAGAGAggtccacccatttgcctgctaCCACACAGCCAACATAAAATCTGGTCCAGATTTCGGAGACTGATATCACTTGTTCTTCTTCCCATCAGAAGGTCTTTCAATCCTTAGGTACAAAGGACCATGTGGCTTCATGGCAGGGCTGTGTGTCTTTTCACTGTCAGTTTTCATGGGTCCAGGATTCACACACTGCACGTGTAAAGTAGTCTTTCCTGCTGCTTCTCAACTAGCCCTCCTCACACCTAGCTTCATGCACCAAATAAACTCAGGGCCCTTATTATTTCTCAGACTTGTCATCAAATGGCTAAGATAGAACCTGTGATAAAATCTTCTCCAAGGTTCCAGAGTTCAGTCTAAGGAGGGGGCAGCTAGAGGTGGCACAAATACAAAGTGCAGACAGGGCTCACATCCATCCCCACTTTTCTTCTGGCTTGCTCCATGGCCCTAAATCAAATCTCTGGATCTTTTTCTCTACTATAAAAATTGACTACTACAAGAGTGCTTCCATGGTAGTAGGGAGCACATGAGAGTATCCAGAGCATCTGCTGTGGGAAGTCCCAAGAGCAAGAAGGACAGCACAGCAGGGCACATTGCTCCCCAGGTGAGAGAACTAGGAGATGGTCAGAGCACCAGATGGTCCTTCCAGACTCAAAGGATGTTTTCCTTTCAGCCTGCAGATCACAGAAGATGGCTTTCATTGCAGTTATGTGGATCTTGATGGCTGGGTCTTACCCTGctgtcctctgcttcccaaatggcACACTGGAAACGGACACTTCAGTGCATGTTCAAGAAAATGGAACACAAGTAGACAGTCTCACATTGGCCTCCATCAACACTGACTTTGCTTTCAGCCTCTACAAGAAGCTGGCTTTGAAGAATCCAGATAAAAATGTCGTCTTCTCCCCACTTAGCATCTCAGCTGCCTTGTCCATTGTGTCCCTGGGAGCAAAGGGCAACACCCTGGAAGAGATTCTAGAAGGTCTCAAGTTCAATCTCACAGAGACCCCTGAGGCAGACATCCACAGGGGGTTTAAGGATCTCCTACAGAGACTCAGCCAGTCAGGGGACCAGGAACAGATCAGCATAGGCAGTGCCATGTTCATTCAAAAGCACCTTCAGATCCTGGCAGAATTCCAGGAGAAGACAAGGGCTCTGTACCAGGCTGAAGCCTTCACAGCCGACTTCCAGCAGCCGCTTGAGGTGAAAAACTTCATCAATGGCTATGTGAGCAATCAGACCCAGGGGAAGATCAAGGAACTGATCTCAGACCTGGATGACAGGACAGCCATGGTGCTGGTGAACTACATCTACTTTAAAGGTGAGAGTGGTCACTGCCtggggaatggagggagaggatCTTGGCTAGGTACCTGTGCTATAAGATGATCATTGGAAAGGAGGTACTCAAAGCCTTGGAGATATGGGTGCCTAACTTCTTGTTACTCACCAGTCTCCTCTTGTGAGGTGTTTCTggacaatgcttttttttttcctggtacaTGCTCAAGAGAAGCCCTGAGATCTCAGTGTACAATGGATGCTGATTGGCTATGACTTAACCTTACTTACTAGCAGAGTACCTCACATGTCCAGTCTACCTGTTGGTCAGAAGCCATGGTCACTCCCTGCAGAGACAGGTTCCCTCAGGATTCCCACTGCAGGCATTTCTATTGTGTTTTcatagcagatgctggagaagtCTGTCTCTAGGAGGGTCCAGGTGGGCTGGGCACTTATTGATCATAAGGAGCATAGAGACAGTAATTGGACAGGGAAGGTAGCAAGCCAACAACTAGTGAAGATCCCTGTGGTCAGTTACTGTGCAAAGATTGTCCTCTGAGCCTTTTCTATAATGAACTGGTCCTGGGCATGGAGAAGCAGGGACTGAGTAAGGGCCATTAGAGGTGTGGAAGTGTCAGCCAGGCAGTGTTCTGTGTTTAGTGTCTGATGGGTTTGTGGAGTTTTGCTTTTGTAAAATAACTAGCCATTTAGCATGAAAGAATTCCTAAGACATATTCTTGGTGCAAGGAGTCTGATGATATGTGGGTGCAAGATAGAGACTCAGCTGGAGGTGTTACCGGTAATGGTACTGAGGAAGGAACCCAGAGATCCCACACCCACAATATCCTCCCTGATAGAGACGGGAGCAAAGTGACAGCCCTGAAATTGGTGCCTGACAGAAGTCAAGAAGTAACCAGATCATGAGAGATTATTAAAGTAACCAGAGATTATTAAAGTTAATCCAAGGCAGAGCTATGCCTGGTATTGGCTATAGACAGAAAATCAAGGTGACAGTGGAGAGAAATGTAGGATAGGAGGTTAGAAGACAGGACAGAGGACTTGAGGACAGGGGGACAGGATGGCCCCAGAGTTGCTGTAGGCTGGGGATGGTGGAAGCAGAGTGACAGCCTGAAGGGTTAGACTGCAGGACATGGCTCTCTCAACTCTCCCCGGGACACAAGCTCAAGTGCTGCTTGGTGTGAGGTGGGATGTATGTCTAGGCTGTGAGATGCCAAGAGCAAGAAATTGTTTCACTCTCAAGTCCCATAATTTACGTTTGTAGTGGCGATAAAGACTTGAATTCTGGGATAAACTTGAGCTAGTGTGTGTGATTTGTGGAGATTGTCATAGCCCATGTGTGAGTTGAGGACTCATTACCCATGTCTTAGCCACAATCTATCGTTTGGGAACTGATTATTATATTGTAGAAACCAGGCTGTGCTGTTCTGTTTCCCCTAAATCCTGTCCCACAAGCCATTGTCTTCTAGACATGGTTCCCCCAAGGAAGACAGGACCCTCAACTCTCCCCTGTCTCCAGTCTTACCACCTTCACTCTGCTTTCTCTTACACACTCCACCCCAGGTCCCTGACTGTGTCAGGAACTCAAGTAGCCAGGATGTGATTTTGAAGTTCACT from Arvicanthis niloticus isolate mArvNil1 chromosome 23, mArvNil1.pat.X, whole genome shotgun sequence encodes:
- the LOC143436825 gene encoding serine protease inhibitor A3C-like, producing the protein MAFIAVMWILMAGSYPAVLCFPNGTLETDTSVHVQENGTQVDSLTLASINTDFAFSLYKKLALKNPDKNVVFSPLSISAALSIVSLGAKGNTLEEILEGLKFNLTETPEADIHRGFKDLLQRLSQSGDQEQISIGSAMFIQKHLQILAEFQEKTRALYQAEAFTADFQQPLEVKNFINGYVSNQTQGKIKELISDLDDRTAMVLVNYIYFKGKWKMHFDPRFTFESEFYLDEKRSVKVPMMKLNALTTPYFRDEKLSCTVVELKYTGKASALFILPDQGMMQQVEASLQPETLRKWKKSLKPRKIDELYLPKFSISTDYSLEKVLPELGIREVFSSQADLSRITGAKDLQVSQVVHKAVLDVSEAGTEAAAATRVNYFFRSRGMPAMRLFFNRPFLMVISRTDVQTTLFMAKVTNPK